The following are from one region of the Lodderomyces elongisporus chromosome 7, complete sequence genome:
- the IQG1 gene encoding iqgap- protein (BUSCO:EOG09260GF5), producing MSYYNSQRTPNKVLQPTRRHNIDGYSSNLKSKETFDSDLDKLARELNVSPTRNRPSTRHVFTSTAFGTPSATVSSFISASPKASSSLSPPSSSSSSSSSSTTTAAAKTKTKTKTTLDGIASRRERYQAAAATTTSSDETPSWAKQDYRKILNKSPSKVVGSYNSRAHAPRTPGTTPSSSPTKYSAGVPGDHTSPGYEYLCRIEAIKLWLQEVLDDQIEQTAVELIPYIRNGIHLAKLANAILPTQRKVFTDDTRLQFKHTENINRFFHLLDFLNMPDLFRFELTDLYDAKNIPKVWFCLHALSYILHRSDSRYPKMKDLVNVLTFTQDDIKAANKALVGAPLPKFSGADIGIDGDTKFMDAVSSPIKLSSKARTRSVVDQSPFIDTPKSPSKQLQSPSKTTRPVDIPPKTRINTSLSQEQESIKRNRDFTGSGTELEQVSPYLVKLQALCRGANFRYSMFANRILLKSFCDELTTFQSVLRGAKVRRLTIHKHRDKLQGHNHMLVQLQSIIRRKLLMSKKPKVSSKETFDETEQLQSICRGFMVRNKLEETKQKLELETSLYQTVKLQSIVRMKKVSKLTSIVLLQSKDFHTNMIDFQSIIRAKLYSKYSTVAFDDISGIVELQAMAKRNLVIDEINYKHSVIRSCKRKIIDFQSICRGAISRTRICNGVLITLMHEDDAINELFAIARGKQLRAKFHAVKAELQMLEHKSVLPVQTLFRGILSRYQKEVVLDDVYSYIDQIITLQSYVRSSRTRRTFDAVNEYYHQRVPEIVHAQAIIRKVLAQRAYRAFISNTQPTLPVVRKFAFLLIETEADIEEERKLSRSRERVVELSKINENLESEIENFDFKLTLLDKNKITVDEFAKSNHLRHSMRLPEEMNLKGLSKTIRARIECYQRLVYLLQTRPEYWGRLFQSFDHHQFKNSQQYRDLFTCLLQIFAYEQTSTSTHSREERYFIKFILTLMQNDIVQSQTLSDITKVHFTYWIEYLAHFNSRTSQRQHLKALFGAFVIQTTEDDEFDFESDPTSILSTIIAKEIRVTGTSTKKPTSDPQEAIRCPEVSTQFVRNLTSLREHCHEFFGKVQKCVDKIPHHIRVLCREAYVLSKSRYPEKSSKQHMAVAGVVFFKHYIGSIFNTPENYGIRLKQDSKEKINLHQMYRVLLQLFSMHPFSDNFLKPLNDYILSMSDPAELLIQEIIDIQSDAYDIGEYEDLMSTTKPYVKIKANSMIFLERIVTNNLETMAPDFNDQLVTVMSNLNSIVSSSNDFVILNDLNVLTFALNSSALDESITDTKTKFLFAQAKRCLLYIMRVQEQGDDLLELLISGIKPADEQKFQEILNAENEDNNVKAGHRSKAVIGNTEVVTYHELKRKCLEDILKLETMGHLTRKNSFQELLNQISDDIRKKGTERWTRFEQIKMLEMTCKKITDKEKFLRKQLQEYKRHVDQILVDSQVIPKDKKLFNIIPLFSKQYFYHRELRRRNKTPKFGSRIVSAKRLMEQNVLLSYGYDAPRNKLELIFSCHEVGKFTIEVAKGSVVVTGASAIVTLDELLALQYENKPKLSLCSNNIVFDSGNITAFIFKTFYDVQGQN from the coding sequence ATGTCATACTATAATAGCCAACGAACTCCCAACAAGGTTTTGCAGCCGACAAGACGCCATAATATTGATGGATATTCGTCAAATTTGAAGCTGAAGGAGACTTTTGATCTGGACCTAGATAAGTTAGCAAGAGAGTTGAATGTGTCACCCACTAGAAATAGGCCTTCTACAAGGCATGTATTTACCTCAACTGCATTTGGTACGCcgtctgctaccgtttcgtCATTTATATCAGCTTCCCCTAAGGCATCCTCCTCATTATCACCcccatcatcgtcatcgtcatcgtcgtcgtcgtcgacaacaacagcagcagcaaaaacaaaaacaaaaacaaaaacaacactTGATGGCATTGCGTCTCGTCGTGAAAGATATCAAGCGGCTGCTGCTACAACCACCAGCTCTGATGAAACTCCAAGTTGGGCTAAACAAGACTATCGCAAAATATTGAACAAATCTCCATCCAAAGTTGTTGGTTCATATAACTCCAGAGCTCATGCTCCGAGAACTCCGGGAACTACTCCAAGTTCTTCGCCGACAAAATACTCCGCGGGTGTTCCAGGGGATCACACTTCTCCTGGGTACGAATATCTTTGTCGAATAGAGGCGATAAAACTCTGGCTACAAGAAGTCTTGGATGACCAAATTGAACAGACTGCAGTAGAACTAATCCCATACATTCGAAACGGTATCCATCTAGCTAAATTAGCCAATGCTATATTACCGACGCAGCGCAAAGTCTTTACAGATGATACTAGATTGCAGTTCAAGCATACAGAGAACATCAATAGATTTTTCCATTTGCTAGATTTTTTGAATATGCCGGATTTATTTCGCTTTGAACTCACCGACCTTTATGATGCCAAGAATATTCCCAAAGTTTGGTTCTGTTTGCATGCACTAAGCTATATTTTACATAGGAGTGACTCGAGGTACCCTAAAATGAAGGATTTAGTCAATGTATTGACTTTCACTCAGGATGATATTAAAGCTGCAAATAAGGCCTTGGTAGGTGCACCATTGCCGAAATTTTCTGGTGCCGATATTGGAATTGACGGTGACACCAAATTCATGGATGCAGTAAGTTCACCTATAAAGCTTTCTTCAAAAGCGAGAACACGTAGTGTTGTTGACCAAAGCCCATTCATTGATACTCCAAAATCTCCATCAAAACAATTGCAGTCACCATCAAAGACGACAAGACCAGTCGACATACCCCCAAAAACCCGCATCAACACTTCTTTGCTGCAAGAGCAGGAAAGTATCAAACGGAATCGTGATTTTACCGGATCTGGAACTGAGCTTGAACAAGTAAGTCCATACCTTGTCAAATTGCAAGCACTTTGCCGTGGTGCCAATTTTCGTTATTCAATGTTTGCCAACAGGATTCTTCTTAAATCGTTTTGTGATGAGTTAACTACTTTCCAATCTGTTCTTAGAGGTGCCAAAGTGCGCAGATTAACAATTCATAAACATAGAGATAAATTGCAAGGTCATAACCACATGTTGGTGCAATTACAATCAATCATACGTCGCAAGCTATTGATGAGCAAAAAACCAAAGGTTTCTTCTAAAGAGACTTTCGACGAAACCGAGCAATTGCAAAGCATATGCCGAGGATTTATGGTGAGAAATAAATTGGAAGAAACGAAGCAAAAATTGGAATTAGAAACCTCTCTATATCAAACTGTCAAGTTGCAATCGATCGttagaatgaaaaaagtttCGAAATTAACCAGTATCGTGCTTTTACAAAGCAAGGATTTTCATACAAATATGATCGATTTCCAATCAATCATCCGTGCCAAGCTTTACTCAAAATACTCAACAGTGGCATTTGACGATATTAGTGGTATCGTTGAATTGCAAGCAATGGCCAAAAGAAATTTGGTGATTGATGAGATCAACTACAAGCATAGTGTAATCCGTTcatgcaaaagaaaaataatagaTTTTCAAAGCATTTGCAGAGGTGCAATTTCGAGAACTAGAATATGCAATGGCGTTTTAATCACACTAATGCATGAGGATGATGCAATCAATGAGTTATTTGCCATTGCAAGAGGTAAACAACTAAGAGCTAAGTTCCATGCGGTTAAAGCAGAGCTACAGATGCTTGAACATAAATCTGTGCTTCCTGTGCAGACTTTATTTCGTGGTATACTTTCTCGTTATCAAAAAGAAGTGGTTCTTGATGATGTGTACCTGTACATTGATCAAATTATTACCTTGCAATCATATGTCCGAAGTCTGCGTACTAGACGTACATTTGATGCCGTAAACGAATATTACCATCAGCGTGTGCCGGAAATAGTGCATGCTCAAGCTATAATAAGAAAAGTATTGGCACAAAGAGCGTATCGTGCATTTATTTCTAATACGCAGCCAACTTTACCTGTGGTGCGTAAATTTGCATTCTTGTTGATTGAAACGGAGGCAgatattgaagaagagcGCAAGCTATCCCGTTCAAGAGAACGTGTTGTTGAATTGTCCAAGATCAACGAAAACTTGGAATCAGAAATCGAAAACTTTGACTTTAAGCTTACTTTATTGgacaagaacaagattACCGTTGATGAGTTTGCCAAGCTGAATCATCTTAGGCACAGTATGAGGCTACCAGAGGAAATGAACCTTAAGGGTTTGAGCAAGACCATACGGGCAAGAATAGAATGTTACCAGCGCCTAGTGTATCTCTTGCAGACTAGACCGGAGTATTGGGGTCGATTatttcaatcttttgaCCATCATCAATTTAAAAACAGTCAACAATACCGCGACTTGTTTACTTGTCTTTTGCAAATCTTTGCATATGAACAAACCTCAACAAGCACTCATTCTAGAGAGGAGCGTTACTTTATCAAATTTATACTCACCCTTATGCAAAATGACATTGTTCAATCTCAGACTTTGAGTGATATTACAAAAGTCCATTTTACATACTGGATAGAGTATTTGGCTCATTTCAATAGTCGTACATCTCAAAGACAGCATTTGAAGGCTCTTTTTGGTGCGTTTGTTATTCAAACGACTGAGGATGAcgaatttgattttgaaagtGATCCTACCTCAATTCTTTCAACAATCATTGCCAAGGAAATCAGGGTTACCGGAACCAGCACGAAAAAGCCTACTAGTGATCCACAAGAAGCCATAAGATGCCCTGAGGTCTCAACTCAATTTGTTCGAAACTTGACTTCTTTAAGGGAACACTGCCATGAGTTTTTTGGCAAGGTGCAAAAATGTGTTGACAAAATTCCACACCATATACGTGTTCTATGCCGTGAAGCATATGTACTCTCAAAATCACGCTATCCTGAAAAATCTAGTAAACAACACATGGCTGTTGCTGGCGTTGTGTTTTTCAAGCACTATATTGGATCTATATTTAACACACCTGAGAACTACGGTATTCGGTTGAAACAGGATTCCAAGGAGAAGATTAATCTTCACCAAATGTATAGAGTTTTGCTACAGCTATTCAGTATGCATCCATTTAGCGACAATTTCTTGAAGCCGCTTAACGATTACATATTGTCGATGAGCGATCCTGCTGAATTGCTTATCCAAGAAATTATAGACATACAAAGCGATGCATATGACATTGGCGAATATGAGGACCTCATGAGTACTACGAAACCATATGTCAAGATAAAGGCAAATTCAATGATTTTCCTCGAAAGAATCGTGACTAATAATCTTGAAACTATGGCCCCCGATTTTAACGACCAGCTTGTTACAGTGATGAGTAACCTCAATAGCATCGTTAGCTCTTCCAACGACTTTGTCATTTTAAACGATTTGAACGTATTGACATTTGCCTTGAACTCGTCTGCCTTGGATGAGTCAATAACGGATACAAAGACcaagtttttgtttgcacAAGCAAAAAGATGTTTGCTCTACATAATGAGAGTGCAAGAACAAGGAGACGATTTGTTGGAGCTATTGATCTCAGGAATCAAACCTGCGGATGAACAAAAGTTCCAGGAGATATTGAATGCTGAGAATGAGGATAATAATGTTAAAGCGGGACATCGTTCAAAAGCTGTGATTGGAAACACCGAAGTAGTGACTTATCAtgagttgaaaagaaaatgtttGGAAGACATTTTGAAGCTAGAGACAATGGGTCATTTGACAAGAAAGAATTCATTCCAAGAGTTGCTAAATCAAATATCCGATGAtataaggaaaaaaggTACCGAGAGATGGACTAGATTTGAGCAGATTAAAATGTTGGAAATGACGTGCAAGAAAATCACTGATAAGGAAAAGTTTTTGCGCAAGCAATTGCAGGAGTACAAAAGACATGTTGACCAAATTCTTGTTGACTCTCAAGTGATACCAAAGGATAAAAAGTTGTTCAACATCATTCCGCTTTTCAGCAAGCAATATTTTTACCACAGAGAATTACGTAGGCGCAACAAGACACCAAAGTTTGGCTCTCGTATAGTTTCGGCTAAAAGGCTAATGGAGCAAAATGTGCTTTTAAGCTATGGCTACGATGCTCCACGGAATAAG